A single window of Dermacentor albipictus isolate Rhodes 1998 colony chromosome 1, USDA_Dalb.pri_finalv2, whole genome shotgun sequence DNA harbors:
- the LOC139047825 gene encoding uncharacterized protein → MTGRTWTTKFATKHRFGSRKRKPANSRTISRPSGDASAHELATETVDALPRSSRAVTALCSSGGNTELITTFPDAFVPSTSCECSATYPDCAAAVTEMDDESAAQARASAGREDEPCISNGRTIQSHLEPQFILSEELNMTAATVRASLGSVPATERKMGLTAGGACSVATDSSEFLLVQVAAVNALLSKTLCHQCFEPGIAVVPETRLGLAVKMVLRCSACGASETQWSSPREEGSRAFEVNLRSMQAIKSIGKGATALTDFWSVMNVSYRGLHQKTFQGHLKAKFRSAASKTATNVCADAVTAVKRVYNEMDPTFHKNITVIYDGTWMTRGHSSHIGVGAVIEFYSGLVLDFVVLSNYCHGCMLGPKPGDSDYDVWRQAHQCQKNTDVKSGRMEVEAALELFRRSLTKNDLRYTNIVCDGDSRTYLALCEDQTYGFIQFSKEDCVNHVEKRMGTSLRTLVTKSSRDQPLGGRGGLTQDLIKRLTSYYGMALRGSEDVKDMERAVMATFHHVTSTDEEPHHELCPAGPTSWCRHRAAGTAACSQVQVETACS, encoded by the coding sequence ATGACTGGGCGGACGTGGACGACGAAATTCGCTACCAAGCACCGCTTCGGCAGCCGCAAGCGCAAGCCAGCGAACAGCCGAACGATAAGTAGGCCTAGCGGTGATGCGTCCGCGCACGAGCTTGCAACAGAGACTGTCGACGCATTGCCGCGCAGTTCGCGGGCTGTTACAGCCTTGTGTTCCAGTGGTGGCAATACCGAACTGATAACGACCTTTCCCGATGCTTTCGTGCCTTCGACGTCCTGTGAATGCTCCGCGACGTACCCCGATTGTGCCGCCGCCGTCACCGAGATGGACGACGAAAGTGCGGCCCAAGCGCGTGCGTCTGCCGGCCGTGAAGACGAACCGTGCATCAGCAACGGCCGCACCATACAGTcacatcttgagccacaattcaTCTTGTCGGAGGAGTTGAATATGACCGCTGCCACTgttcgcgcgtcacttggttCTGTGCCGGCAACCGAACGGAAGATGGGGTTGACGGCTGGAGGAGCATGCTCGGTGGCGACGGACTCGAGCGAGTTTTTACTTGTGCAAGTTGCCGCTGTGAATGCGCTTCTCAGCAAAACACTGTGCCATCAGTGCTTCGAGCCGGGGATAGCGGTAGTGCCGGAAACCAGGCTTGGCCTTGCCGTGAAGATGGTTTTACGTTGCTCAGCTTGCGGTGCTTCGGAAACACAGTGGTCGTCACCAAGAGAAGAAGGAAGCCGGGCCTTTGAGGTGAACCTGAGGTCCATGCAAGCAATCAAGAGCATAGGGAAAGGTGCCACTGCCCTTACAGACTTTTGGTCTGTGATGAACGTTTCGTACAGGGGGCTTCATCAAAAGACATTTCAGGGGCACCTGAAAGCTAAATTCAGGTCTGCTGCAAGCAAAACTGCAACAAACGTGTGCGCTGATGCTGTAACAGCTGTCAAGAGAGTCTACAACGAAATGGACCCAACATTCCATAAGAACATCACAGTCATTTATGATGGCACGTGGATGACCCGGGGTCATAGTAGCCACATTGGTGTAGGGGCTGTGATTGAATTTTACAGTGGCTTGGTGCTGGACTTTGTAGTCCTCTCGAACTACTGCCATGGGTGCATGTTGGGGCCAAAGCCAGGTGACAGTGACTATGATGTGTGGAGGCAGGCGCATCAATGCCAGAAGAACACGGACGTGAAATCCGGCAGGATGGAGGTGGAGGCGGCACTTGAGCTCTTTCGTCGCTCCTTGACAAAGAATGATCTGCGTTACACCAATATTGTGTGCGATGGGGACAGCCGGACATACTTGGCGCTTTGTGAGGACCAAACCTACGGGTTTATCCAGTTCTCTAAAGAGGACTGTGTAAATCACGTTGAAAAAAGGATGGGGACAAGCTTGCGCACTTTGGTCACTAAGAGCAGTAGAGACCAACCACTTGGTGGCCGAGGGGGCCTGACACAAGACCTCATAAAGAGGCTGACAAGCTATTACGGAATGGCCTTGAGAGGGAGCGAGGATGTGAAGGACATGGAGAGAGCAGTCATGGCAACGTTTCATCACGTCACTTCTACAGATGAAGAACCGCACCACGAGCTCTGTCCTGCGGGCCCGACAAGTTGGTGTAGGCATCGAGCAGCAGGAACCGCAGCCTGCTCACAAGTACAGGTTGAAACCGCATGTAGCTGA